The following are encoded together in the Cervus elaphus chromosome 23, mCerEla1.1, whole genome shotgun sequence genome:
- the LOC122682024 gene encoding 39S ribosomal protein L9, mitochondrial-like, translating to MAAAAFAVPRGIQLRVFPERLLRGGVRELLRPRPLGSTPGSERDFSLSLSRGTVIVERWWKVPLAGEGWKPRLHRRHRVYKLVEDTKHRPKGSLELILTQSVDELGVRGDLVSVKKSVGRNRLLPEGLAVYASPENKKLFEEEKLLRQEGKLDKIQTKAGEATVKFLRSCHLEVGMKNNVKWELNPEIVARHFLRNLGVVVAPHALQLPEEPITRRGEYWCEVTVNGLDTVRVPMSVVNFERPKTKRYKYRLAQQAAKGMASTSFQKI from the coding sequence ATGGCGGCAGCCGCTTTCGCCGTCCCGCGGGGAATTCAGCTGCGGGTGTTCCCTGAGCGGCTGCTGCGAGGAGGGGTCCGGGAGCTCCTCCGGCCGCGACCTTTAGGGAGCACCCCCGGCTCGGAGCGCGACTTCAGCCTGTCTCTCAGTCGGGGCACGGTCATCGTAGAGCGCTGGTGGAAAGTGCCGCTAGCGGGGGAAGGCTGGAAACCGCGCCTGCACCGGCGACACCGCGTCTACAAGCTCGTGGAAGATACGAAACACCGGCCCAAAGGCAGCCTGGAGCTCATCCTCACCCAGTCGGTGGACGAACTTGGAGTCCGAGGTGACCTGGTCTCGGTGAAAAAATCTGTGGGTCGTAATCGACTACTTCCTGAAGGACTGGCTGTGTATGCATCTCCTGAAAACAAGAAGCTGTTTGAAGAGGAGAAACTGCTGAGACAAGAAGGAAAACTAGACAAGATCCAGACCAAGGCAGGTGAGGCGACAGTGAAATTTCTGAGGAGTTGTCACCTGGAGGTAGGAATGAAGAACAATGTCAAATGGGAGCTAAACCCTGAAATAGTTGCCCGCCACTTTCTCAGAAATCTTGGCGTTGTGGTTGCCCCACATGCGTTACAGTTGCCCGAAGAGCCCATCACCCGGAGGGGTGAATACTGGTGCGAGGTGACGGTAAATGGACTTGACACTGTGAGGGTACCTATGTCCGTGGTGAACTTTGAGAGGCCCAAAACCAAAAGATATAAGTACCGGTTAGCCCAGCAGGCTGCCAAGGGAATGGCCTCCACCAGCTTCCAGAAGATCTGA